The Alkalibacter rhizosphaerae genomic sequence ATCACATGTTTGGGAGGGATGGATACCAGTGATCTTGTAGATCCATCCGTCCCACGTGAAGAACTGAAAAAACGAATAGAAAAAAGATTCAAGTTGCTGGCAAAAGGGGGAGGTTTGTTGCCGTACGGATCACGGAGCTATCCGATTTTGATCGAATTGATCAATGAAGTGATCGCAGAAAATAGAGATTTTCTATCAAATTCTGAAAATCAAGAGTTGCCTCATCTCCAAACTGTGTAGACTGCATTAAAAAGATTCCGAGTGAATAGTTTGGTTATAATTCTAAAAAAGGTTGACAACTGAAATAAAAGCCAAGAGATCCTTTCCTTGGCTTTTATTTGGTGGTGAAACTATCTGGACAGAAGCATCCAAATAAATCTTTCTTTGATGGATTCGATCGCTTCCGGGGGTAAGTCTTCATAGTATTCGCGCATTGCTTCTTCCAGGATATTCATCAAGTTTTCTTCCATGGTAAAATCCTCCTTCATAGGTTTGTTCAATAAACGCCATTTTTATGAACGTAGTCGCATACAGCGATCAAATTTTCGGCCTTGGCATCGCCGTGTGACATGATCACGGAATCTGTGGAGAAGATATAGCCACCGCCGGGAGCCAATTCATCCAAACACCATTTTGCCCGATCAATGCAATCCTTCACGGAACCCCTGGCCAACAGATCCACTGGCATGCCACCCATGATGCACATTTTGTTTCCGATGGAATCCTTGGCTTTCTTCAGATCGCCTTTCTCGATCAGCCCGACCAGCTTGTCTGTTTTTGGCAGATCGGACAGGATCTCGTAGTAAGGTTCCCAAAGGTTTTCCATGAAGATCATCTGGTTGTAGCCGCGCTTGACGCAAAGTTCATCGATCATTTTATATAGGAACGGGAAATAAAACTTTTCAAAGTCTTTTGGTTTCAAATAGGTGGGCAAGTGAAGAGGACTGAAAATCCAATGATTGTCCTCTGGAGTGGTGTAGGATGAGGTTAACATCCGGATCGTATAGTCAAATAAGGAATCACATGCTGCGTAAAACTTATCCGGATGCCGTTTGATATCCCCCATTGTGCCCACAAAATCCCTTAAATAGTCCATGATGATGTCCGGAGTTGCGTAAAGCGATCCTTTTGCCATAAATGGTATGCCCAATTCCTCAGCGACTCTTTTATTGACACTGCCATTATGTTGAAGGAATGTTTTGAAGTCATCGAAAGATTTCAAAAATCGATCTTTGACTTCCTGTCTATCCCCTTTCAACAAAGGAAATTTTCTGGGTACTATCGTATTGATGATGAAACCTACCGGATCAGCGATGAACTGGTCGTATTCGTTGGCATTCATCAGATTTCCATGGCTGCCCTTGATTTGTAGACTGTGGTCTGTCAATACATACAAACCTTCCCCGAAATTGCTCATAACATCCAGCGGTAAAATATTCATATTTCCCCACTGGGCATCAATGTAGACATCTGTAAATGTTATTTTGTAAGCTTCGAAATTGGCGGCTGCGCTGTTTTTAAAGGCATCGATGAGACTGATGTCGGCATGATGCATTACCCATTCCTCTACCATGG encodes the following:
- a CDS encoding uroporphyrinogen decarboxylase family protein; translated protein: MKSTKELYNERFNRIVAAVRREIPDRVPVMPMVEEWVMHHADISLIDAFKNSAAANFEAYKITFTDVYIDAQWGNMNILPLDVMSNFGEGLYVLTDHSLQIKGSHGNLMNANEYDQFIADPVGFIINTIVPRKFPLLKGDRQEVKDRFLKSFDDFKTFLQHNGSVNKRVAEELGIPFMAKGSLYATPDIIMDYLRDFVGTMGDIKRHPDKFYAACDSLFDYTIRMLTSSYTTPEDNHWIFSPLHLPTYLKPKDFEKFYFPFLYKMIDELCVKRGYNQMIFMENLWEPYYEILSDLPKTDKLVGLIEKGDLKKAKDSIGNKMCIMGGMPVDLLARGSVKDCIDRAKWCLDELAPGGGYIFSTDSVIMSHGDAKAENLIAVCDYVHKNGVY